CAAGAACAGCGAATCCGTTTATTAAGTAGTGATAGCTGTATAATTTGAGATATTTTTCTCCTTTTAGAACTCGCCTCAATAATGAATCATGAACTCTTGCAATTCGGGAACCATAACGATGGTGTTTGGTTGTGATGTTTCTGAAACTAAATTAGGAAGCAAAAGAAATTAATTAGGGTTGCTATTGACTATGATATTACATTTCTAAGAAATTAAATCAAACAAATAGAAAAGTTTATCATCAACATTCAACATCAATATTAAAGTTGAAAAGCAAATCACTTTGATCCCCACAGTCAAAGTGCATACTTTCATCAATTCACAATTTGACATGATCACTAATTCACTATCACCGCATAACTATTTTGTCATCATTAATGGTGGTAAAGTAGGAAGCACAAAAAAGAGACGACCTAAAATATTGCATACAAAATTTGTATACTTACTAAACTAGGGTTACTTTTAACCCTAACGGGTTAAAAAATTACCAATAAACTAGGAGTAACTTTGCACATTTTCATTTCGAATCTATCACTACCGAAGTACCAAATATGGATTAAAGACATTCTATGAAAAGGATAAGCTAAAAACGAATCATAACTACTACATTGAAGATGAATGAGAAATTAGTGACAAAATTGAGAAAACCCATATCAATTTCGTAATCAGAAATGACTAAAACGCGTAAATGAATCTTATCACCTTGGATTTTCGAGTGTATTTGCTCCTCCAGAAGTAGAAGCAGGGAACCTGAAAGGATGAGTCGTCTTCTTCGCTCTACTCGAATTGTGAAAAGAAGAAGGAGCTTGTTTGAGGGTAACCATGTATACACCTGCAGAGGTTCTATCCGTATCTTCCTGACATCGAATGCCGCTAATTAAAACCCCGAATAGCACCACCACCACGACTCGCACAATGCCCTCCATTCCccttttttttttgttccaattTTGAAGCTGTTCACTTGGTCCGACAAAGCAGAAAAGCAGAACTGCACACTAGATGGAATTTAGCTTAGTTTGAAAAGTTCTGAGAAGAACCCAGTAGGAGTCCATGTATGAACAGGTGAAATTGGGGTAATGGCCATGAGAGTAGAGAGGAAGAAACAACCTTTTTtgatgtgtgtgtgagagagaggagagaagagaaaggGAAATGGCGAGAAAGAATCTGCAAAAAAGAGCTTCTGTCTTGGGTGGTGTGCACATGAAcgttttaatttgtttattaGCAAAGAATTTATTTATGTAAAGCGGAAGCGGCTTAAATCATTAACATTTTGCTTTTGTTTTTATTTGACTGTTGCTTGATTTGAAGCCCACCACCACCGCACAACCAGTCACCACCTCCGTCCCACTCTTTTCTTCAAAGCATATACGCCAATCAAACGCCGTCGGCAACTTTATTTTGTATTACCTATTTTCTGGGGTATATGAAATTACATTTGTATTACTTATTTTCTGGGGTATATAGAATTAAATCATGTACCATTATTATCATTTAAGATTCTAATAATAAGTATTTTAAATCTTAATAACCAGTTTCAACGTTTAATAGAAACTTTTTTGGCTTTGGTTTTGATTATAAAATGTCACAAAAAGAAAATTGACTACCGggcaaaaagaattttttttgattgaatacaattttttttaagcTATACCAGTGTTACGATTAGACATGTATTTAAAGGCCTATCAAGAGAAAATATTTATAAACCCACAAAGATTTCTTTCCCACAAAATgtaaaatacaaaaaaactacCAACTTGCAATTTCTTTATATGCATAGAAATTTGAGCACTATTTATGTACATATAAAAAGATTTCAAGTTTGCCATAATAGACATACATAAAATTTTATTTAGTTATGTTCGTTTTCCCTATGCACCTCACGCATAATATAAAGAAATAAGAAGTGTTATTTTTTGCCATTTTAAATTAATTTCTTCACAATTTGTATGGTTTGTATATTACCGATTACCGATAACTATCAGGGCATGAACAGTAACAATTCAGGTTCGCTTTACAGGTATTTTGTGTCATGAAACACATGTATGGCTTAATAGTTCGGTTTCCAGCCCTACCACTTCTTTTTTTATGCGCCGATAAAACAAATTAGAAGCCTCATATCCACCCCACCCAACGTAAACCCAACCTGCCCAAGATCTTGACCCAAATATACCCCTCAACTTTTCATTTTTACACCTTTAGCCTAAGATTTAATTTTTCTTGCGAATTTTGTCCAATCtttttcttatttaattttttcagcttttttttttttttttttttaattaaacttagtttttttttttttttatttacaaaatTACTTTATACACAACTTCTTTTACTCATTATTGTACAATTTGGCTTTTTATGAATTCTTTATTACCTTTTATATAAATTTacctttttaacatttttaagcATATGTTTTTGTGCATGGATTTTTAagatttttctgtttttataaattagtttttttatatgtttgttttctattttgtttatgtgacaacccgaaatttgctCCATCGCCGTAACCTGTTTCTGTCCACAAAATTCAGttttttcgaattgtttccgtttaagtttttaaattaagtcattattttttAGACTTTCATTATGACTTAATTGGTATCCAAATacgttagaaactcatgaaaacatcccaaactattatttagaaaatttttagtttcgaccatatcgggttacgacaacttaatcgggtgcgaccaaaagcctcgcttaacatcagtatcgggtagaattccaccgtgtcccaaactttaaccatatataaagttgagagagcctcaattgaagccttttccactctctctctactctctctcctcaatccaagtTCTAggttccaaaatcatcaaattcaagctccaaatctttaaggtaactatcctagcttatagtataacatctttagccttcaatttcgtgttcaaatcatggaataggaccataaacatgtgtttacggccctggaacaaccttaggccgtgaacacatgcaaatggggtttttgagtcttaaaacccttccaaaccacatttggagcttagatatgacttaggggcttaccaaactggacttagaacaccttgaactcatcatttagggagtaaacatgagtttactgcccaagaacatgcttggtccgtaaacaccctttcatgggtagtaaactccttttaaggtgttaaaatgccacttacacacctcctaagccttgaactaatatctagaagcaaccacaaacgaattaggagccttaaacatgatgaaaaccactcctataggagcttacgaccgtaaacccccccaaggatgggttcctgggccgtaaactcctataaatgggtcaaatggtgccctaattcaCCCCATGACTTGTAAAATGAATTAGAATCACGTGTGAttaacctaggaccaccaaagcaCGATAAGAATGGGTacataagagtttacgaccgtaaactcctagtttactgccttaaactcctcaaatggtccttagaatGTCCCAATTACTTTCCAATGCCCTAGAACTAAACCTAGCATCACCCCTTaaatgttataaggccatttagcaccctagaacaccccaccatgagtttacggccgtaactcatggggagtgggtcattagggccgtaaacactcttgggagtttactcttgaagagcaaactccatatttatgccctatacgtccgtagatgtcacccgggtcactccaaacacttgtaatgaagtgttttcgcgtctcgaaGTGTTTATCCATATTTTATTAGTGGTTcagggtctaattagatacaaatgtgtatctcttcatataacataggaacctcgcgcattttcaagcctcgaactgacgtttagcatcctagccgaTACATTCATcctctggtgagttcatacccctacgtttttccatgttttcaatgttttcagagggtgaatacaagcaaaagtacaaggaaatcttgtagtcaaacttatgatttcatttgatctatttcatatttcatatgcttttaacacggaaAACTGTATTAACAAATCGTTCAACTTGCAGAGTAAACTGTCATGTTATTTGTGAAActcattttaaaatgttatattttatatttcacaaatgtatTTCCACATTATTATTGTTAAAGCATGAACCTTAGTACTTTAAgacgtccttgataacactccccttagatacgagagtgaaggaccaataacattaaacttagaactaTACCACTCCCCTAGTTACGAGAGTGGTGGAATAGTAAtattaaacttagaactttagacgagtccttgataacactccccctagttatgagagtgaaggactaataaaaTAGAATTTCCCATTTTATTATCTATTAATTCATTAATCTTGAGATTGAAGACATGTCcttgtaacactccccctagttacgagagtgtaggactacccccgtaaccaaaatctcttggagggagaacgtgacttgagtgtatagatctatacgggattgacaaccccgcacctggctgctagctacagtcgaaccgaaaggttcaagggtgacaaaagtcataaaaagatactggCCCCTGTTTCGAACCTtatccagtctatagtatggttatggaactcgcaatttagattatgaatacttttatacttacttattagttttatatacgtgttaaaactaatgtacttttcaaggataaacAGGTTTTCAGGAAACATCACACGAACACATAAAGTATGGTAGACACTTGTACATTACTTTCAGAAACCGATAACCAACTataaacttttaaggaaaataagggtttttcctgggataacaaactgtacataaccggatcgtataacaaacggataactaaactatacttataagaaaatatgagattttcttggataacaaactttttcggaaaaccaaaggaaacttgtacattttcagaaaacaaacctcttatgaactcaccagctttatgctgattttcaaactgcttgtattctcaggtttacgttagacaggtaccccgcgatcttttggagaagtcggagcgtatagaagacctGTCTTAGTTTTgcttcatatgatatatatgtacaacatatgcaactctttgttttcagacaatgtaaatgaatctatgtaatgtaaagttttgtgtttactatgcttactatgtacattggttccgatacttcatgacgtcctccgccccgaaacgtttccgccttcggtttcggggtgtgacagtttacatatttatttttatttgttttctttATATAGTCTTTTTTTTTGAAGCTGCAAATTATGTCTAACCTACTCCTAAATACCATCTATATCTCCTAAGAGACTTGAACACATGACCTTTCAATCGAAATAGTCATTCCTTACTGCTAGACCAAAAACCTTTTGGTTTTTTATATAGTCGTTTTACTAACCACAAGTGTCCTCTTACTTATAATTAAAGCAAATCTACTGTAAATCATatctttcttatatatatatatatatatatatatatatatatatatatatatatatatatatatatatatatatatatatatatatatattatttttcgtAACATCATCCAGGATTAGTTTGAGCTTTGCAACACCAATTATCAAAAATTTCCGCTGGTGAGGTACCGTTTGGAATTGCCAATTTTAGCATCTGcgatttgatttatttaatttcaATCCTAtttaaaaaaattctaaaaaactTACTGCCATGGAAATTACACAAGAAAGCCAAGTTGGTgttattcatatatataaaatcatttaGATGGGTTTTGTACAGTTAGCATATATTATACATAGATACACGAGTTTAAATTGTTATGGATAAATTTTAACCACCTAAATAATAAATACATAGGTCACTATTATATTGAAAGGTCAAATTATTTATCAGGTAAAAACATTTCACTTCTTCTTTTAGCTTATGCAACATAATAATTATTTATAAGAAATATGCAACCATAACATAGGACATTTTCTTTTAGACGATTGAGAATTGAATTTGAAGTCTCGAAGAAATCCAAAGAGGAAGTAATACACTTGTTCTCTCTTCGATTAATATGAGTGCTTCTCGTTGTTGGAGAGTCATCGTAATCTTAGATCTACAATTTTGACTCCAAAcgatatttaaataaatattgtATAATATAGATCCAAAATCACATTGttattttttcatttaattaCTAGTTTACAACCCGTATAAACCACAGTTAtacaattaattaaacttttatataaaatattataattattaatcaactattgtaaataagtcattttaaataaattattaattaaaagatctatcaaaattttaaagttattataacttcaaatttaatatataattagaaaatgtaaatttAAACTTTGAAATGAGTTGCCTAATATATCTATATGAGGGAGGAAGGAGTCGTTCCCATTAAACCCATGAACCCACTGCCACATCAGcttttctctttgatttttcttcatctttccgaaCCCACAACACACATAAATCCTATATTTCTCAACCCActctattaaaaaaaatatacaaaataatcaaggtaaaatcttaattagcaatagagttacTGCCGATACCACTCCCTTTTCGGCGGGTTGTTTAATTGGTTTCACGAACCCActtcatcctctctctctctactttatctctctcattttctcttgtaccatatgttttaagacttgtaccttagttgtttagtatttttttttaattgagtgggttgaatgggttgaaaaagataggatttccgtgtgttgtgggttcggaaagatgaagaaaaatcaaagagaaaagCTGATGTGGCAGTGGGTTCGGTGGGTTCAATGGgaacgactccctcctccctgacacatgacataatattaatgacgacttgtagggatgagcaaaaggaccgaaccggccggaactggcccgaaccggaccggaccggggaaccggcttcggccaaaatcaagaaccgaaccggcccggcggttctaccggttccggttctatcggttcccggttcctaccggttcttgtcatgtcttcaaatgttggaaccgctccttgaaaaatagcatcatacggttccggtttttgccggttctaccggttccggttaaatcggttccggttcccaccggttcccggttccaaaaatccacaaaaataacgtaccggtcccggcccgaccggttccatcgggttccggttccggtgccggttccggttccggccggttccccggtccatatgctcatccctaacgACTTGTATTAGAGTGACATTTGACAAAAGAAAATTAatactatttatttattaaaataagaaTAGAGAAATTTTCATAGTTTCCGCTGTATTGCATGGACCCTAATCACAAAACAATATACAATATAAGCTTGCCGGTGTGGGAGACATATAACTGAATACCAAGATCAAGAGTACCACAAATATTCGGTAAAATGCATTTGAGAGccctaaatgataaatgaattttGTAATAAAATTAATCAATATACATGCTCTTCTATTTAATCCTACAAGAGAATACTCCACAATATGTTAAACAATATATATTTGCTTACAAAAAGTTATAACTCACATATTCagcttttttttataaaaatataataaatgaaAAAGTAATAAGAGTATGTATGAAGGTAAATTCacacttttagcccaaaaagAATCGAACTTCACCTTTTGACATTCTCATCATTGAAGAAACACTAAGATCATCCTCCCCTCTTTTATGTCGACCATATGCCTATTTTAAATAGAATAATCTTTTTTCTTACTTACATATTAAAGTCATTTCAATACTTTATGAAATAGTTAATGCATAGAATAACaatgtatttaaattaaattctATTTTTGACAAATGCATTACAATTCTCGTCCACATTTTGCCAAGACCAACCATCAATCCATCACAAATgatttacataaaaaaaaaatattaaaacacaaaaaaaaaaaaacatcatatcaTCAATATACAAATATTCAAAACCACACCTTAcataaaacaacaaaaacacatcACCTAAATATAACATAAATCACCAAAAAAAATACTATTGGGTAAGAGGAACACATTCGAGCTCGATTTGTAATATACCCTTCTCAACATTTTGAAGTTTAAGAGCAATCTCTTGCTTCACAGTGCCTTTGGCGAGTGTGATAACTCCATCTTTCACAACCGTGTTCTCCAAACTTGCTACCCACTTTCCTTGAGTTGATGAGTCATTAACATCCGAATTCTCAGATGCTTTTGCAGCTGACACCAATGGTTGAATATCAATCTCAGCATCACCCATGAAATCATCCGCCTTCAATGTATCCCGATCATACACAGTCTACAACATCATGTACATGTAGATGAAACTTCCTCAATACACAAACTTTTATGAATTTGTTTTTACATAAAAacgtaatttttttttaacttactAATCTTAAAGGAGGCATGTTGCTAGGGATCGATAACATTAGTTTTTCATTCCATACAGGATTAAGGCTGCTCTTTATAACACGTGTCTTCACAGACTGCGTCGTTTTTACAGATTTTAACTATTTTTAGACTGCAATTGTGTTATGACAAAATTAACAAGTCAGAGGCTTACTTGGTTTCCTAGTGAGAGGATGACATAAGGATCACTAGTCATCATATCGCGAACAGCTAGATTGGTGCCTTTGACCACGTTGACTTTTATCAATCCAATAAATTCAACCATACCTGCCTATATACACAAAATatcagacatatatatatatacaaaaaacacAAAGAAATTAGTAATTACCATTGAGTTGCTTGTCTTAGGAGGTGGCTTGTGTTCATTGTCTTTCTTTTTCCAGCTGTTGCGAAAGGCATGGCTAATACTTGGCATAAGGACACTGTTTGAGTGCTTCTTGTCCATTGTAGCAGTATTTGTGGAAGAAGACTCcatggatgatgatgatgatggacaTGGAGATGCACGATCGCATATTTGTTTATCGGAGTTCAAAAATTGTTGCACTTCGTATTTTCTCCTGAATACgcaattaaataattatttaaagtaaaagattaattaattaattaattaat
The genomic region above belongs to Lactuca sativa cultivar Salinas chromosome 4, Lsat_Salinas_v11, whole genome shotgun sequence and contains:
- the LOC111914610 gene encoding probable ADP-ribosylation factor GTPase-activating protein AGD11 isoform X3 codes for the protein MSTTQKKTDCNNVSGAKQKLAEFISESGNMCCADCGTPDPKWVSVSFGAFICIKCSGAHRSLGVHISKVLSVNLDEWTHEEVNDVIKSGGNSMVNSKYEACIPDNCKKPKSDSCIDERLDFIRRKYEVQQFLNSDKQICDRASPCPSSSSSMESSSTNTATMDKKHSNSVLMPSISHAFRNSWKKKDNEHKPPPKTSNSMAGMVEFIGLIKVNVVKGTNLAVRDMMTSDPYVILSLGNQSVKTRVIKSSLNPVWNEKLMLSIPSNMPPLRLTVYDRDTLKADDFMGDAEIDIQPLVSAAKASENSDVNDSSTQGKWVASLENTVVKDGVITLAKGTVKQEIALKLQNVEKGILQIELECVPLTQ
- the LOC111914610 gene encoding probable ADP-ribosylation factor GTPase-activating protein AGD11 isoform X4, with the translated sequence MSTTQKKTDCNNVSGSSLYDLLCLENREKWSCLFGQIRYDSAKQKLAEFISESGNMCCADCGTPDPKWVSVSFGAFICIKCSGAHRSLGVHISKVLSVNLDEWTHEEVNDVIKSGGNSMVNSKYEACIPDNCKKPKSDSCIDERLDFIRRKYEVQQFLNSDKQICDRASPCPSSSSSMESSSTNTATMDKKHSNSVLMPSISHAFRNSWKKKDNEHKPPPKTSNSMAGMVEFIGLIKVNVVKGTNLAVRDMMTSDPYVILSLGNQTVYDRDTLKADDFMGDAEIDIQPLVSAAKASENSDVNDSSTQGKWVASLENTVVKDGVITLAKGTVKQEIALKLQNVEKGILQIELECVPLTQ
- the LOC111914610 gene encoding probable ADP-ribosylation factor GTPase-activating protein AGD11 isoform X1 codes for the protein MSTTQKKTDCNNVSGSSLYDLLCLENREKWSCLFGQIRYDSAKQKLAEFISESGNMCCADCGTPDPKWVSVSFGAFICIKCSGAHRSLGVHISKVLSVNLDEWTHEEVNDVIKSGGNSMVNSKYEACIPDNCKKPKSDSCIDERLDFIRRKYEVQQFLNSDKQICDRASPCPSSSSSMESSSTNTATMDKKHSNSVLMPSISHAFRNSWKKKDNEHKPPPKTSNSMAGMVEFIGLIKVNVVKGTNLAVRDMMTSDPYVILSLGNQSVKTRVIKSSLNPVWNEKLMLSIPSNMPPLRLTVYDRDTLKADDFMGDAEIDIQPLVSAAKASENSDVNDSSTQGKWVASLENTVVKDGVITLAKGTVKQEIALKLQNVEKGILQIELECVPLTQ
- the LOC111914610 gene encoding probable ADP-ribosylation factor GTPase-activating protein AGD11 isoform X2, with protein sequence MSTTQKKTDCNNVSENREKWSCLFGQIRYDSAKQKLAEFISESGNMCCADCGTPDPKWVSVSFGAFICIKCSGAHRSLGVHISKVLSVNLDEWTHEEVNDVIKSGGNSMVNSKYEACIPDNCKKPKSDSCIDERLDFIRRKYEVQQFLNSDKQICDRASPCPSSSSSMESSSTNTATMDKKHSNSVLMPSISHAFRNSWKKKDNEHKPPPKTSNSMAGMVEFIGLIKVNVVKGTNLAVRDMMTSDPYVILSLGNQSVKTRVIKSSLNPVWNEKLMLSIPSNMPPLRLTVYDRDTLKADDFMGDAEIDIQPLVSAAKASENSDVNDSSTQGKWVASLENTVVKDGVITLAKGTVKQEIALKLQNVEKGILQIELECVPLTQ